The segment GCATAAAAATTGCAAATCAGATTTATTATGATCTTACCAATAATGCAGGCATGGAGGTATTATTGGATGATAGGGATCAGAGACCTGGGGTAAAGTTTAAGGATGCCGATTTGATCGGCATCCCCATTAAAATTATTCTTGGTAAGAAATTTGCCGATACAAAAGAGCTTGAAATAAAACTGCGAAAAAGTGGTGAGACATTCCTGGTACCAAGAGAAGAAGTTAAATCAAAATTGCATTATCTGTTTAATATGCTATCGGAGTCCTGTTAACCGGCCTTTATTTCTATTAGACGTAACTATTCAGCAAAATTTTCCATATTCCCCCTTATTAAAGGAGTTAGGGGGGTGTAATAAAAAGACCAATCGTGGGAACAATTTCTCTACCAAAACCTGCAAATCTGATTATCGGTGTACTCACCAGTATTCCAGAACTCCTGGTATGCATCGGTAAAATATTGGAAGAACATTTCGGACCCATTGACCTTCAAAGCGATATATTGCCATTTCCTTTCACTGATTATTATAATGAGAAAATGGGTAAGGGTATCCAAAGGCAATTTTATAGCTTTGAAAAGCTGGTTATGCCGGACGAGATCGCCCGAATCAAAGTACAAACAAACACAATAGAGGAACTTCTGGCATCTTCAGAAAAATACCCCGTGAACCGGCCTATCAATATCGACCCCGGCTATATTAACGAGAGCAGGATTGTGCTGGCTTCTACAAAAGATTTTTCACATCGTATTTATTTGCGGGAAGGTATCTATGCTGAAGTAACCCTTAATTACCGTGGCGAAAGGTATGAAACCTTTTCCTGGACGTTCCCTGATTATAAAACCGTTGCCTACCACAGTTTTTTTCTGAAAGTAAGAGCACTCTATGTTAAAAAACTTAAAAGAAAGGAATAACCTCTTATGGAAAAAACCCTTATTATATTGAAGCCAGATGCTATTCAGCGGCGTTTATTAGGTAAGATTATTTCCCGGTTTGAAGAGAAGGGATTTCAAATATTGGGTTTGAAAATGACCCAAATACCGGAATCCTTGGCGAGAAAACATTATGCATCTCATGAGGGTAAGGATTTTTTTGAACCTCTTATCAGATATACTATTTCTGCGCCCGTGATACTCATGGTATTACAAGGCAAGAATGTCATTGAAATTGTACGGAAGATGATGGGGGCAACCTTCGGTTCCCAAGCTGAACTAGGTACTATTCGCGGTGATTACGCTGTCAGTAATCGCTTCAATCTTATTCATGGCTCAGACTCTTTGTCCTCCGCCGAGAATGAGATAGATATCTTTTTCTGTAAAAATGAACTTTTTGAATATAAACCTACCGATATTCAATGGATCTACGATATGTCAGAGGAAAATGCTATATAAAATAATTATGTTATTAACGTACCTTTTGGATAATAACGCATTTTCATTGCCATCCGGACACCCGGTACTGCCATTATGGCACTTATTCCCTTTTGCAAGCCAAGCACCCTGTCTAGTCATAAGTACTATTTTAAAGGGATACTACACATACAGACAACGATAATTAGATATTGGTATTATGTTTGCTAAATAGTTTTTATGAAAGTTTTAGAATAATTTAGCCTTATAAAAGCCGGAAATAAATGCCATGCTTTCCAAATAAATAGATTTTTGTCTAAATTTTTTGAAAGTATTATAATCAAATGAAGTTTTTTATAATTTTAATTTTTTTAAAAGGAGGTTTATTATGGCCAGAGAATTAGCAAAATGGACAACTTTACCTACCATCTCATCTTTTCAAAATGAAATGAACAGGATGCTGGATCGCTTTTTTGAGAGAGGAGATATTTTTGGTTCCAGAGGAGAAGCAGGAGCATGGTTGCCTGCTATTGATTTATCAGAAACGGCAGACAATGTGATTGTGAAGGCGGAAGTTCCCGGAGTGGACCCAAAGGAAATAGATATTTCAATACAGGGAAACACGCTTGCCATTAAAGGCGAAAAGAAAGAAGAAAAAGAGGAGAAAGGCAAAACTTTTTATCGCATGGAAAGGTTGTGTGGCAGCTTTTTGCGCTCTATAGACCTCCCTGCTTCTGTAGACCCGAATAAGGTAACAGCGGAATACAAAAATGGTGTATTAGAGATTACCCTGGCAAAAAAAGAAGAAGTGAAGCCAAAACAAATTTCAGTAAAGGTAAGCTAACGATTTTATAAATTTAACTGTTAAGGAGAATCTCGGTAAAAGGGGAATTATTTTGATTTTTTTAACTTTTAGGAGGAATATCTCATGGCTAGAGAACTAATAAAATGGTCGCCAACTATTTCTTCTTTACAGGGAGAAATGAACCGTATGTTTGACCGGTTTTTTAAGGGATGGGATTTATCTGAGCTTGGTCTCGATACAGGCGCCTGGGTCCCAATTGACTTGTCAGAGACAGCAGACAGTGTAATTGTAAAAGCAGAGGTCCCAGGAATCGATCCAAAAGAGATAGATATTTCAATACAGGATAGCATTCTTACCATCAAAGGAGAAAAGAAGGAAGAAAAAGAGGAGAAAGGCAAAACCTTTTACCGTATTGAAAGGCGGTACGGAAGTTTCTCGCGTTCCATCGACCTTCCTGCCTCTATAGATCCAAATAAGGTAACAGCGGAATACAAAAATGGTGTATTAGAGATTACCCTGGCAAAAAAAGAAGAGGTGAAGCCAAAACAAATTTCAGTAAAGGTAAGTTAACCTGAAAAAAGGAAGTAGCGCTGGATTATAGGTAGGGGCAGGCATAAAACCTGCCCTTACAATTATAATTCTCCGACTATTGATATCTCTGTTTCCAGGGTATACCCTGATTTTTGCTTTACTTTTATTTGTATCTGCTTAATCAGTTCCAGTACATCACTCGCTTTGGCATTTCCTGTATTAAGAATAAAATTTGCGTGTTTTTGTGAAACTTTTGCACCTCCTATCCTTATACCTTTCAGTCCTGCCTGTTCTATTAACCTTCCGGCACCTATATCTTTAATCTTTTTAAAGACAGAACCACAATTGGGATATTCTGATAATTGCGGCTGTTTTGAGCTGCGCCAAGCCATATTCACATCCATTACCTTCCGGATGTCCTCTTTTTTCTTAGACATAAGCTGAAATATAACGTCAAGCACTATATCCTGACATTCCTGTAATATACTCTTATCATAACCAAACTGAAAGTACTCAACCCCAACCCTGGAGAATTGACCTTCTGCTGTATAAATTCTGCTTGCATGGACGATTTCCCTGATATATACCATC is part of the Candidatus Jettenia sp. AMX2 genome and harbors:
- a CDS encoding DUF4416 family protein, with amino-acid sequence MGTISLPKPANLIIGVLTSIPELLVCIGKILEEHFGPIDLQSDILPFPFTDYYNEKMGKGIQRQFYSFEKLVMPDEIARIKVQTNTIEELLASSEKYPVNRPINIDPGYINESRIVLASTKDFSHRIYLREGIYAEVTLNYRGERYETFSWTFPDYKTVAYHSFFLKVRALYVKKLKRKE
- the ndk gene encoding nucleoside-diphosphate kinase; amino-acid sequence: MEKTLIILKPDAIQRRLLGKIISRFEEKGFQILGLKMTQIPESLARKHYASHEGKDFFEPLIRYTISAPVILMVLQGKNVIEIVRKMMGATFGSQAELGTIRGDYAVSNRFNLIHGSDSLSSAENEIDIFFCKNELFEYKPTDIQWIYDMSEENAI
- a CDS encoding Hsp20/alpha crystallin family protein, which encodes MARELAKWTTLPTISSFQNEMNRMLDRFFERGDIFGSRGEAGAWLPAIDLSETADNVIVKAEVPGVDPKEIDISIQGNTLAIKGEKKEEKEEKGKTFYRMERLCGSFLRSIDLPASVDPNKVTAEYKNGVLEITLAKKEEVKPKQISVKVS
- a CDS encoding Hsp20/alpha crystallin family protein, with translation MARELIKWSPTISSLQGEMNRMFDRFFKGWDLSELGLDTGAWVPIDLSETADSVIVKAEVPGIDPKEIDISIQDSILTIKGEKKEEKEEKGKTFYRIERRYGSFSRSIDLPASIDPNKVTAEYKNGVLEITLAKKEEVKPKQISVKVS
- the murB gene encoding UDP-N-acetylmuramate dehydrogenase, producing MSLNIPNLKRNILLAPFTTYKIGGPADFFVEVHSTQELVTALSEARQNHIPFFLLGSGANILITDKGFRGLVIRNLANRITFLDSYRVQAESGATIADLVKLCHDRELSGFEHFTGIPSTVGGAMWQNLHFLSPDRQQMVYIREIVHASRIYTAEGQFSRVGVEYFQFGYDKSILQECQDIVLDVIFQLMSKKKEDIRKVMDVNMAWRSSKQPQLSEYPNCGSVFKKIKDIGAGRLIEQAGLKGIRIGGAKVSQKHANFILNTGNAKASDVLELIKQIQIKVKQKSGYTLETEISIVGEL